The following coding sequences are from one Cardiobacteriaceae bacterium TAE3-ERU3 window:
- the gatB gene encoding Asp-tRNA(Asn)/Glu-tRNA(Gln) amidotransferase subunit GatB, producing MRYEPVIGLELHIQLDTNSKLFSSSPNHFGQEANENSNELDLGYPGVLPVLNEQAVCYAAQFGRAIGAHINPHAFFMRKNYFYPDLPKGYQISQLDDAIIQGGEVRLEVDGVERVVRINRGQLEEDAGKSVHDIFSDRTGIDLNRAGVPLIELVSEPDMRSAKEAVAFMRHIHQLVRYLGISDGNMQEGSFRCDANVSLREKGSSELNSRVELKNINSFRFVEQAINIEIERQSDVMDAGGRVEQETRLYDAEKQETRTMRTKEEANDYRYFPDPDLLPLDLTEEFLEDIFRKMPELPNARKERLMKEHGLDAESAQYLVQDVKTADYFDALTNKINDGRLAANWIQGELARLLKEQQTTIDASPIDSDVLATLLQRVQDGTISASSGKKLLPLMWAQTCSVDELIEQHGLKQVNDDGQLQLWVEEVLKSNPAQVEAYRNGQEKMLGFFVGQVLKRSKGQANPKSVSELLLQSLKP from the coding sequence ATGCGCTATGAACCCGTAATTGGGCTGGAATTGCATATTCAGCTAGACACTAACAGTAAATTATTTTCTTCTTCGCCTAATCACTTTGGGCAGGAAGCTAATGAAAATTCAAATGAACTTGATCTAGGTTACCCAGGTGTTTTGCCAGTTTTAAATGAACAGGCTGTTTGCTATGCAGCACAGTTTGGTCGTGCTATTGGTGCACATATAAATCCTCATGCTTTTTTTATGCGGAAAAACTATTTCTATCCTGACTTGCCAAAAGGCTATCAAATCAGTCAGCTTGATGATGCCATTATTCAAGGTGGTGAAGTGAGGCTCGAAGTAGATGGCGTAGAAAGAGTTGTCCGGATTAATCGAGGACAGCTTGAGGAGGATGCAGGGAAGTCTGTCCATGATATTTTTTCAGATCGTACCGGAATAGACCTGAATCGCGCTGGTGTGCCCTTGATTGAGTTGGTATCAGAACCCGACATGCGCAGTGCTAAAGAAGCAGTTGCTTTTATGCGCCACATTCACCAGCTTGTACGTTATTTAGGTATTAGTGATGGAAATATGCAGGAGGGTTCATTTCGATGTGATGCAAACGTATCGTTACGCGAAAAGGGAAGTAGTGAACTCAATTCACGTGTCGAACTAAAAAATATCAACTCATTCCGTTTTGTAGAACAAGCGATAAATATCGAAATAGAACGTCAAAGTGATGTAATGGATGCTGGTGGACGTGTTGAACAGGAAACTCGGCTGTATGATGCAGAAAAACAGGAAACACGCACAATGCGGACAAAAGAAGAAGCAAACGATTATCGCTACTTCCCTGACCCTGATCTGCTACCTCTTGACCTAACTGAGGAATTTCTTGAGGATATTTTCCGCAAAATGCCCGAATTGCCTAATGCACGTAAAGAGCGCTTGATGAAGGAGCATGGACTCGATGCTGAAAGTGCGCAATATCTTGTTCAAGACGTTAAAACAGCTGATTACTTTGATGCGCTGACTAATAAGATCAATGATGGTAGATTGGCTGCAAATTGGATTCAAGGTGAGTTAGCACGCTTGCTTAAAGAACAACAGACCACCATTGATGCCTCTCCTATAGATAGCGATGTGCTTGCAACATTATTGCAGCGTGTCCAGGATGGTACTATTTCAGCGAGTAGTGGAAAAAAACTACTTCCTTTGATGTGGGCGCAGACTTGTAGCGTTGATGAACTGATAGAGCAGCATGGGTTAAAGCAAGTTAATGACGATGGTCAGCTTCAGTTATGGGTAGAAGAAGTTCTAAAGAGTAATCCAGCACAAGTTGAGGCCTATCGTAATGGACAAGAGAAAATGCTTGGTTTTTTTGTAGGACAAGTTCTGAAACGATCTAAAGGCCAAGCAAATCCAAAGTCAGTCAGCGAGTTACTCTTGCAATCGTTGAAGCCATAA
- the pilQ gene encoding type IV pilus secretin PilQ: MKKLSLGFLIALQCNVYAASINGVSSGFTQNGKYELVFENVGKMPRAFTTANPYAIVLDFAETDSSLKEREINIAANGIYDVDVIEGEGRTRVVVNLVAARNYNIQSRGRDIVLTFDDIGRVDTVASVPENKSGSISHNSGALFNSFSREGGQGTKSSQVSKTLINQTTDVTPTLIRQPEIATNDQVARGVPTSPLQQAVLDPVYTQKKGGVGLLSFALPKSISNVNVRQDGNKVIAYLDGFYVTKADQKRMEVGSYATPVDNIDIYRSARGTELVLNIKRNIAFEYASYQNGDVYTIEVKPEVSDNSLQKQVDELQGFSPTKRYRGAPLSLNFQDIEVRAVLQIIAEFTNNNIVVSDAVTGNITLRLDSVPWDQALDIILKTKGLGMRENGSVIYIAPASELDQRELNALKVIQERDQLVPARTELIQIKYANAAEIATILEGARARGSGDRASFVQDSILSAKGTVSVDKRTNTLLISDIPSKLQAARDLIAKLDEPVRQVLVDARLVLTTDNFTRDLGARFGLTFFNSKNGRLISGSGSSEGAYGLGESVHNAIVDSAKGKDATIEIPGLSNRLGVNMPVAGSSYGLAILGADFLVDLELSALQTEGKAEIISSPRVVTQDGKQARIASGQQIPYETVSGDGTQVQFQNAELSLDVTPRIAPDNRVDLLLNVTNDKPDPSIRSTAGNVGITTNHLETNVLVDNGETIVLGGVYQQEQSLSTNKVPLLGDLPIIGNAFKTTNKRYNKSELLIFVTPRIIDNNLSDYDKFSNLRN; this comes from the coding sequence ATGAAAAAATTAAGTTTAGGATTTTTAATTGCATTGCAGTGTAATGTGTATGCGGCATCAATTAATGGTGTCTCTTCGGGTTTTACACAAAATGGTAAGTATGAACTGGTGTTTGAAAATGTCGGTAAAATGCCTAGAGCGTTTACTACTGCTAATCCGTATGCGATTGTTTTAGATTTTGCAGAAACTGATTCTTCCCTCAAAGAGCGAGAAATTAATATTGCAGCTAATGGAATATATGATGTCGATGTGATTGAAGGAGAAGGAAGAACAAGGGTAGTTGTAAACTTAGTTGCAGCAAGAAACTACAATATTCAAAGTCGCGGCCGCGATATTGTATTGACTTTTGATGATATTGGTCGAGTTGATACAGTAGCATCTGTACCAGAAAATAAATCAGGATCGATCTCCCACAATAGTGGCGCATTATTTAATAGCTTTTCTAGGGAGGGGGGGCAAGGTACAAAATCAAGTCAAGTTAGTAAAACACTTATTAATCAAACTACCGACGTGACTCCAACTTTAATTAGACAGCCCGAAATAGCTACCAATGATCAAGTTGCTAGGGGAGTTCCTACATCCCCTCTACAGCAAGCTGTACTTGATCCTGTATATACACAAAAAAAAGGTGGAGTAGGCTTGTTATCTTTTGCGTTACCTAAATCTATCAGTAATGTAAATGTTCGACAAGATGGGAACAAAGTCATTGCTTATTTAGATGGTTTTTATGTAACAAAGGCTGATCAAAAGCGAATGGAAGTGGGATCTTATGCTACACCAGTCGATAATATAGATATTTATCGATCAGCACGAGGTACAGAGTTGGTATTGAATATTAAGCGTAATATTGCATTTGAATACGCTTCTTACCAAAATGGTGATGTCTACACAATTGAAGTAAAACCTGAGGTTTCAGATAATAGCTTGCAAAAACAAGTAGACGAACTGCAAGGTTTTAGTCCAACAAAGCGCTATCGTGGTGCTCCTCTGTCTTTGAATTTCCAAGATATTGAAGTTAGAGCTGTCTTGCAGATTATTGCAGAGTTTACAAATAACAACATTGTTGTCAGTGATGCAGTCACGGGGAATATTACTCTTCGACTTGATAGTGTACCTTGGGATCAAGCGCTAGATATTATTCTTAAGACCAAAGGTCTTGGTATGCGTGAAAATGGCTCAGTCATTTATATTGCACCAGCATCTGAATTAGATCAGCGTGAATTAAATGCTCTCAAAGTCATTCAGGAGCGTGATCAGCTTGTACCTGCTAGAACTGAATTAATTCAGATTAAATATGCTAACGCTGCAGAAATTGCAACTATATTAGAAGGTGCTCGGGCCAGAGGTAGTGGTGATAGAGCTTCTTTTGTACAGGATTCCATTTTGTCGGCCAAGGGAACAGTAAGTGTTGATAAAAGAACTAATACTTTATTGATTAGTGATATTCCTAGTAAGTTGCAAGCGGCAAGAGACCTTATAGCGAAATTAGATGAGCCAGTGCGTCAAGTTTTAGTTGATGCAAGGCTGGTTCTAACAACAGATAACTTTACACGAGATCTGGGAGCAAGATTTGGTTTGACTTTTTTTAATTCCAAAAATGGTCGTTTGATAAGCGGTAGTGGTAGCTCTGAAGGCGCATATGGCTTGGGTGAGAGTGTTCATAATGCTATAGTTGATAGTGCCAAAGGTAAGGATGCCACTATTGAAATCCCTGGCTTGTCAAATAGGCTTGGAGTTAATATGCCTGTGGCTGGTAGTAGTTATGGACTTGCTATCCTTGGCGCAGATTTTCTTGTTGATTTGGAACTTTCAGCCTTGCAAACAGAAGGGAAAGCAGAAATTATTTCTAGTCCAAGGGTTGTTACTCAAGATGGGAAGCAAGCTCGTATTGCTTCAGGGCAACAAATTCCTTATGAAACAGTGTCGGGGGATGGGACTCAGGTTCAGTTTCAAAATGCTGAGCTTTCGTTAGATGTTACACCAAGAATTGCACCGGATAATAGGGTAGATCTATTGTTGAATGTGACAAATGATAAGCCTGATCCTTCAATTAGATCTACAGCTGGTAATGTTGGTATAACAACAAATCATCTGGAAACCAATGTGTTAGTTGATAATGGTGAAACAATTGTTTTAGGTGGTGTATATCAACAAGAGCAGAGTTTGAGTACTAACAAAGTACCACTTTTAGGAGATTTACCTATAATTGGTAATGCTTTCAAAACTACGAATAAGCGATACAACAAAAGTGAGCTTTTGATCTTTGTAACACCAAGAATTATCGATAACAATTTATCGGATTATGATAAGTTCAGTAACTTGCGTAACTAA